A genomic segment from Mucilaginibacter terrenus encodes:
- a CDS encoding DUF3857 domain-containing protein — protein sequence MNRLFAVLLACLLSFVAKAQTPVVPQVQPFGKISNADLEMKSCDFEPDANALVLFNQGEAYYDHNVDLSMTIHKRIKIFNDHGKNEANIRIEYVSGGHREYITGLQAQTINLVDGKPEIIKLDKKQVFTEIVDKNRSALVFSMPNVKAGSVIEYKYVWNSNDISDFPDWYFQESIPTRYSEFVTMIPDFMEFKIKANITKSLVKMDRSSEARSTGTGSSAISYSLEKETRAMAMVHSLPDEPYMSAKADNLESIVHQLTAVRPFGTFTKSFSDTWNKVAGYLVDDEDFGAQFKRKLTGEEAIIAKAKSMATDEQRMAYIFSEVKNAMKWNGVDRWYTNDGTVKAWEKKTGNSTEINLILYHLLKQAGLKVYPMIVSTRDHGKVVPYYTFLYQFNRTVVYVEAPDDKTFVLDATNKYNAYHETPSNILNGMGLWVDKEKKTFDKIYLAHTAPVRNVIMLNAAIKPGGKMSGTAQINSFSYNRTSALDHYKTDGEKKYIEYLTDKNNSLKISALKIENMEADTLPLVQNVDFDMDLTGSDENYIYFVPNLFSTLRTNPFLAENRFTDVEFGYRNNYMLNSTFSIPANYKVEALPKSVSMMMPDSSIVFRRFIANDADKVVVRYTIDYKKDTYSKGTYPEFFEFCKKMYEMLNEQVVLKKS from the coding sequence ATGAACCGCCTTTTCGCTGTGCTACTGGCTTGTTTGCTATCGTTTGTAGCTAAAGCCCAAACCCCCGTTGTACCCCAAGTTCAACCTTTCGGAAAAATATCAAATGCTGATCTTGAAATGAAATCCTGTGATTTCGAGCCTGATGCAAATGCACTGGTTTTGTTTAATCAGGGAGAAGCATACTATGATCATAATGTTGATCTGTCTATGACCATTCACAAGCGTATTAAAATATTCAATGATCACGGCAAAAATGAAGCTAATATCAGGATAGAATACGTAAGTGGCGGTCACCGTGAGTACATAACCGGGCTACAAGCACAAACCATTAACCTTGTTGATGGTAAGCCGGAGATAATCAAACTTGATAAGAAACAGGTATTTACAGAAATCGTTGATAAAAACCGTTCAGCGCTTGTCTTTAGTATGCCAAATGTAAAAGCCGGTTCTGTAATAGAATATAAATACGTGTGGAATTCTAACGACATAAGCGACTTTCCTGATTGGTATTTCCAGGAGAGCATTCCCACTCGTTACAGCGAGTTTGTTACCATGATACCAGACTTTATGGAGTTCAAAATAAAGGCGAACATTACTAAATCACTGGTTAAAATGGACAGATCAAGCGAAGCTCGTAGCACAGGAACCGGCAGCAGCGCCATTTCTTACTCGCTTGAAAAGGAGACCCGTGCAATGGCTATGGTTCATTCCTTGCCCGATGAGCCCTATATGTCGGCAAAGGCTGATAATCTGGAATCGATAGTGCACCAGCTTACAGCTGTCCGCCCGTTTGGCACGTTTACTAAAAGCTTTTCAGATACCTGGAATAAAGTTGCCGGTTACCTTGTAGATGATGAAGATTTTGGCGCGCAGTTTAAGCGTAAACTAACGGGTGAGGAAGCAATTATAGCTAAAGCAAAGTCGATGGCTACTGATGAGCAACGTATGGCATACATTTTTAGCGAGGTAAAAAATGCTATGAAGTGGAATGGCGTTGATCGCTGGTACACCAACGACGGAACTGTTAAAGCCTGGGAGAAGAAGACAGGGAACTCCACAGAGATCAACCTGATACTTTACCACTTGCTTAAACAAGCAGGACTTAAGGTGTACCCGATGATTGTAAGCACACGCGACCACGGTAAGGTTGTGCCTTATTATACGTTTTTATACCAGTTTAACAGAACAGTAGTGTATGTTGAGGCGCCTGATGATAAAACCTTTGTGCTTGATGCAACAAACAAATACAACGCTTATCACGAAACTCCATCTAACATACTTAATGGCATGGGGCTGTGGGTAGATAAAGAGAAAAAAACATTTGATAAAATATATCTGGCGCATACTGCACCTGTTCGTAATGTAATCATGCTCAATGCCGCAATTAAGCCGGGAGGTAAAATGAGTGGAACCGCCCAGATCAACAGCTTTAGCTATAATCGTACAAGCGCGTTGGACCACTATAAGACCGACGGCGAAAAGAAGTACATAGAATATCTTACAGATAAGAATAACAGTCTTAAAATATCAGCATTAAAAATTGAGAACATGGAAGCTGATACACTTCCACTTGTGCAAAATGTTGACTTTGATATGGACCTGACCGGTTCTGATGAGAACTATATATACTTCGTTCCCAACTTATTCTCCACCCTGCGCACCAATCCATTCCTTGCCGAGAACCGTTTCACTGATGTGGAGTTTGGGTACCGTAATAACTACATGCTTAATAGCACCTTTTCAATTCCTGCAAATTACAAAGTTGAAGCCTTGCCAAAAAGTGTAAGTATGATGATGCCTGACAGCAGCATTGTTTTTAGGCGGTTTATAGCAAATGACGCTGATAAAGTAGTGGTTAGATATACCATTGATTATAAAAAGGATACTTATTCAAAGGGAACGTATCCTGAGTTCTTTGAATTCTGTAAGAAAATGTATGAAATGCTTAATGAGCAAGTAGTGTTAAAAAAGTCCTGA
- a CDS encoding sensor histidine kinase — MDDIFKVILEQNLAGYWDYYVQENKVIYSTAFKALFGYDDVELPGSTETWSQLIVDEDRAKMDACVAAHFSSQGKIPFNVEVRYKHKNGSIIWIKSSGKVIEWEGNLPIRMVGCHIDITESKQIELELAISEQRFRNAFEWSSIGMVLVSTDGKFMKVNQSLCDMLGYTNDELMSTTFQEITHPEDLEVDLELMHQTLKGDRKNYQMEKRYFRKDGRTIWILLNVSLVRDHDNTPLYFVSQIKDITQRKTAEDALRESERRWSFAIEGSGGGLWDLDLRNKTIYHSQQCLRMIGMENENFGNVIGDWTSRVHPDDKAKFLADAHNYFNGVTQSYENQHRILCKDGTYKWILDRGKVIEYDEDGKPARIIGTHTDITSQKQQEQQLRDTLDMISGQNNRLLNFAYIVSHNLRTHASNFKMLMDVVSDPTTTEQEKKEMTDHLGKVSEQLNETIDNLNEVVSIQSNIDIQTVELNLHDYFQRAILLLQNEINKCSAKVNNYIPSEITVNYSPAYLESIVHNLLSNAIKYRSPERQPQISIDYFNEAAGKRGFTIKDNGIGIDLNRHGSELFGMYKTFNGNRDAKGMGLFITKNQIEAFGGKIDVNSTPGEGSVFKVYLT, encoded by the coding sequence ATGGACGACATTTTTAAAGTAATTCTTGAGCAAAATCTTGCCGGATATTGGGATTATTACGTCCAGGAAAATAAAGTAATTTACAGCACTGCCTTTAAAGCCTTGTTTGGATATGACGATGTTGAACTGCCCGGTTCTACCGAAACGTGGTCGCAGCTAATAGTAGATGAAGACCGGGCTAAAATGGATGCGTGTGTAGCGGCGCACTTTTCAAGTCAAGGCAAAATCCCTTTTAATGTTGAGGTAAGATACAAACATAAAAATGGCTCTATTATATGGATAAAGAGCTCGGGGAAGGTAATTGAATGGGAGGGCAATCTTCCAATACGGATGGTAGGCTGCCATATTGATATCACAGAAAGCAAACAAATTGAACTTGAACTTGCAATAAGTGAGCAACGTTTTAGAAATGCGTTCGAGTGGAGTTCGATCGGTATGGTTCTGGTGTCTACTGATGGTAAGTTTATGAAAGTAAACCAAAGCCTTTGCGACATGCTGGGTTATACCAACGATGAGCTAATGAGTACAACGTTTCAGGAGATCACTCATCCTGAAGACCTTGAAGTTGACCTGGAACTGATGCACCAGACGCTGAAGGGAGATCGGAAGAACTACCAAATGGAAAAGCGCTATTTCAGGAAAGATGGCCGCACCATTTGGATATTGCTAAACGTCTCGCTAGTGCGCGATCACGATAACACTCCTTTATATTTTGTTTCTCAGATAAAAGACATAACGCAACGAAAAACTGCGGAAGATGCTTTACGCGAAAGCGAAAGACGCTGGAGCTTTGCTATAGAAGGTTCCGGCGGGGGGCTTTGGGACCTCGACCTAAGAAATAAAACCATTTATCATTCGCAGCAGTGCTTACGTATGATAGGTATGGAGAACGAAAACTTTGGCAATGTTATAGGTGATTGGACAAGCCGGGTGCACCCGGATGATAAGGCAAAGTTCTTAGCTGATGCGCATAACTACTTTAATGGAGTTACCCAATCATACGAAAACCAACACCGGATACTTTGTAAAGACGGCACCTATAAGTGGATACTAGATAGAGGTAAGGTTATAGAGTATGACGAAGATGGCAAGCCTGCGCGTATAATTGGTACACATACCGACATCACCAGCCAAAAACAGCAGGAGCAGCAATTACGCGATACACTTGACATGATCAGTGGCCAGAATAACAGGTTATTAAACTTTGCCTACATCGTGTCTCACAACTTGCGCACGCATGCAAGCAACTTTAAAATGTTGATGGATGTTGTATCTGACCCTACAACTACAGAGCAGGAAAAGAAAGAAATGACTGACCACCTGGGTAAGGTGTCAGAACAACTTAATGAAACGATTGATAACCTTAATGAAGTAGTATCTATTCAAAGCAATATAGATATACAAACTGTTGAGCTTAACCTTCACGACTATTTTCAACGTGCTATTTTACTGTTGCAAAATGAAATAAATAAATGTAGCGCTAAGGTGAACAACTATATCCCGAGCGAGATAACGGTTAACTATAGTCCCGCTTATCTCGAAAGCATAGTACACAACCTCTTAAGTAACGCAATCAAATACCGCTCACCTGAACGACAGCCCCAGATATCTATAGATTATTTTAACGAAGCAGCTGGTAAACGAGGATTCACCATTAAAGACAATGGCATTGGTATTGACCTTAATAGACACGGAAGTGAGCTTTTCGGAATGTACAAAACGTTCAACGGCAATCGCGACGCAAAGGGCATGGGGCTTTTTATCACAAAAAACCAAATTGAGGCTTTTGGTGGTAAAATAGATGTTAATAGCACCCCGGGAGAAGGCTCAGTTTTTAAAGTATACCTAACATAA
- the hisS gene encoding histidine--tRNA ligase codes for MASVKPSVPKGTRDFSPAEMAKRNFIFDTIKSVFRKYGYQQIETPSMENLSTLTGKYGDEGDKLIFKVLNSGDFLSKANDQYLTEKNSNLLTASISEKALRYDLTVPFARYVVQHQNEITFPFKRFQVQPVWRADRPQRGRYREFYQCDADVVGSTSLLNEAEFVQIYDEALSKLGLKDFTIKINNRKILSGVAEVIDKGDSIIDLTVAIDKLDKIGLDGVIKELLDRGFTQADIDRIKPVILLQGTNGEKLASLRSALQASTVGLQGCYELETVFRYLQYTPLKRATLELDITLARGLNYYTGAIFEVKTNEVAMGSIGGGGRYDDLTGMFGLKGLTGAGISFGADRIYDVLEELNLFPASAVAGTKVLIICFDEAGEAYALPLLQKLRNSNISAELYPAGAKIKKQMDYANNKQIPFTILIGSDEMQSGLLTLKNMESGEQEKLTGEDILAKLIA; via the coding sequence ATGGCATCTGTTAAACCTTCTGTCCCAAAAGGCACTCGCGACTTTTCTCCGGCCGAGATGGCCAAACGCAATTTTATATTTGATACCATTAAGAGTGTATTCCGCAAGTATGGGTATCAGCAGATAGAAACGCCGAGTATGGAGAACCTGAGCACGCTTACTGGTAAATATGGTGACGAAGGGGATAAGTTGATTTTTAAAGTTTTAAACAGCGGAGACTTCTTGTCAAAAGCTAATGACCAATACCTTACAGAAAAGAACTCCAATTTGCTTACAGCTTCTATATCAGAAAAGGCATTGCGTTATGATCTTACAGTTCCATTTGCACGTTATGTAGTGCAGCATCAAAATGAGATCACCTTTCCATTTAAGCGTTTTCAGGTGCAGCCGGTTTGGCGTGCAGACCGCCCTCAACGTGGCCGCTACCGTGAGTTTTACCAATGTGATGCAGACGTTGTAGGTTCCACCTCATTGTTGAATGAAGCTGAATTTGTACAGATTTATGATGAAGCTTTAAGTAAACTTGGACTAAAGGACTTTACAATAAAGATTAATAATAGAAAAATACTATCAGGGGTTGCTGAAGTTATAGACAAGGGTGATAGTATAATTGATTTAACTGTAGCAATAGATAAGCTGGATAAAATAGGCTTAGACGGTGTAATTAAGGAATTGCTGGATAGGGGTTTTACTCAGGCTGACATTGACAGAATTAAGCCGGTGATATTGTTGCAAGGTACAAATGGCGAGAAGCTTGCAAGCCTCAGGTCGGCTTTGCAAGCTTCCACAGTTGGCCTTCAGGGATGTTATGAGCTTGAAACTGTTTTTAGGTACTTACAATATACTCCGCTAAAAAGAGCAACGCTTGAATTAGACATTACCCTGGCAAGGGGCCTGAATTATTATACCGGTGCCATCTTTGAGGTTAAAACCAACGAAGTAGCTATGGGTAGCATAGGCGGCGGGGGCAGATATGATGACCTAACAGGGATGTTTGGCTTGAAGGGACTTACCGGTGCAGGTATTTCTTTTGGTGCCGACCGTATATATGATGTGCTGGAGGAACTTAACTTGTTCCCGGCATCAGCAGTAGCAGGCACTAAGGTATTAATTATTTGCTTTGATGAAGCCGGAGAGGCTTATGCATTACCATTGCTGCAGAAATTGCGCAATTCGAATATTAGTGCAGAGCTTTATCCAGCAGGTGCTAAGATTAAAAAGCAAATGGATTATGCAAATAACAAGCAGATACCTTTTACCATTTTAATAGGCAGCGATGAGATGCAAAGCGGTCTGCTTACTTTAAAAAACATGGAGAGCGGCGAACAGGAAAAGCTTACCGGCGAAGATATTCTGGCAAAGCTAATTGCCTGA
- a CDS encoding DUF1501 domain-containing protein, translating into MKRRDFLKNTALASGAFLLPSFLKPFEAVASDELTGYKNLVVVQLSGGNDGLNTIVPFGNDIYYQKRPTIGIKQADVIKLNDMQGLNPNLAALKDLYDQGWMSIVNSVGYPNPDRSHFRSMDIWQTGSDANQFLTTGWIGRYLDSNCSTCKDPYTAVEVDDTLSLAMKGAKMKGIAVEDPARLYRSTREPFFKQLVHEHNEAHLNEDNLGYLYKTMIETYSSADYIQQTSKTYNTTALYPQTQFANQLKTVAKFINSGLKTRVYYVSLSGFDTHTTQQNQQGRQLKIYADAVAAFIKDLKQTGKLNDTLVMTFSEFGRRVEQNASNGTDHGTANNVMLFGGKLQKAGIYNNAPNLSQLDNGDLKYEVDFRNVYATVLDKWLEVDNAQVLNKNFTRLNFI; encoded by the coding sequence ATGAAAAGAAGAGACTTTTTAAAGAACACAGCACTTGCATCGGGAGCCTTCCTGCTGCCCTCGTTCCTGAAGCCATTTGAAGCAGTGGCTTCAGACGAACTTACCGGCTATAAGAACCTGGTTGTTGTACAACTTTCTGGCGGTAACGATGGACTAAATACCATTGTGCCATTTGGCAACGACATCTATTATCAAAAACGCCCTACCATTGGCATTAAACAAGCAGATGTTATAAAGCTGAACGACATGCAAGGCTTAAACCCAAACTTAGCTGCTTTAAAGGACTTATATGACCAGGGATGGATGAGTATTGTTAATTCGGTAGGGTATCCTAATCCGGACCGCTCGCACTTTCGCTCGATGGATATATGGCAAACCGGGAGTGATGCTAACCAATTTCTTACCACTGGCTGGATAGGGAGATATCTTGATTCGAATTGCAGCACCTGCAAAGACCCATACACTGCGGTTGAAGTTGATGATACATTATCGTTAGCTATGAAGGGCGCCAAAATGAAAGGCATTGCGGTAGAAGACCCTGCAAGGCTATACCGTTCTACTCGTGAGCCATTTTTTAAACAGTTAGTTCATGAACATAATGAAGCGCACCTTAATGAAGACAACTTAGGCTATCTGTATAAAACAATGATAGAAACCTACTCATCAGCAGATTACATTCAACAAACATCAAAAACATACAACACCACTGCCCTTTATCCGCAAACGCAATTTGCAAATCAGCTGAAAACAGTAGCAAAATTCATCAACTCCGGACTAAAAACACGGGTTTACTATGTATCATTAAGTGGTTTTGATACACACACTACCCAGCAAAATCAACAGGGCCGCCAACTAAAAATTTATGCCGATGCGGTTGCAGCGTTCATCAAGGACCTTAAACAGACCGGCAAACTGAATGATACACTAGTAATGACATTTTCTGAATTTGGTCGACGAGTAGAACAAAATGCAAGTAACGGCACTGACCACGGAACCGCAAACAATGTGATGCTATTTGGAGGAAAATTGCAGAAAGCCGGGATTTATAACAACGCACCAAATCTTTCACAGTTGGATAACGGAGATTTGAAATATGAAGTAGATTTTAGAAATGTGTATGCTACCGTATTAGATAAGTGGCTAGAGGTTGATAATGCACAGGTTTTAAATAAGAATTTTACAAGGCTAAACTTTATTTAA
- a CDS encoding DUF1800 domain-containing protein — protein sequence MIDVKNIRHLYSRAGFGLRFDQLNETANLTIKQAVNKLLLQAEISEPADIIAGNISYKDFLQANEGTKKMFLQEQRQQEKALNIDWINKMSTTKAVLREKMTLFWHNHFACRTQNAWYAQQLNNIQREHAIGNFRTLLIEVAKSPAMLQFLNNQQNQKNHPNENFARELMELFTIGRGNYTEQDVKESARAFTGWGFNKDGKFVNRLNLHDTGSKTFLGKSGNFTGEDVIDMLLAKKETAHFICNKLYRNFVNETPDPAHVDAMANTFFNSNYEIKPLLLFLFNADWFYAEKNMANLIKSPVDFIVGLNRQFYITYQNPDVVLQFERALGQVLFYPPNVAGWPGGRNWIDSSSLMYRIKIPSTVLNGGVIDFSGKVDPEDEAFIASSHKQQQAVVTKVQAGADWDKVLSSIKHLTKNALAQTLLAPALNNNLTAIVNTTADTKTLLVELVSTPEYQLC from the coding sequence ATGATTGACGTAAAAAACATCAGGCATCTATATTCCAGGGCTGGTTTTGGGCTAAGGTTTGACCAGTTAAATGAAACAGCAAACCTCACTATAAAGCAAGCCGTAAATAAATTGCTTCTTCAGGCTGAGATCAGCGAGCCAGCTGACATTATAGCTGGAAATATTAGCTACAAAGATTTTTTACAGGCAAATGAAGGCACCAAGAAAATGTTCTTGCAAGAGCAACGCCAACAGGAAAAAGCGTTGAATATAGATTGGATTAACAAGATGAGCACTACAAAGGCTGTACTTCGGGAGAAGATGACCCTGTTTTGGCATAACCACTTTGCCTGCCGTACACAAAATGCCTGGTATGCACAGCAACTCAACAATATTCAGCGAGAGCATGCCATAGGTAATTTTAGAACATTGTTAATTGAGGTAGCAAAGTCACCAGCTATGCTGCAGTTTTTGAATAATCAGCAAAATCAAAAAAATCACCCTAACGAAAACTTTGCCCGGGAGCTGATGGAACTTTTTACTATTGGAAGAGGTAATTATACAGAACAAGACGTAAAAGAATCGGCAAGGGCTTTTACAGGCTGGGGGTTTAACAAAGATGGAAAATTCGTAAACCGGCTAAACCTGCATGATACCGGGTCAAAAACTTTTTTGGGTAAAAGCGGCAACTTTACAGGGGAAGACGTCATAGATATGTTACTGGCAAAAAAGGAAACGGCGCATTTTATATGCAACAAACTGTACAGAAACTTCGTGAATGAAACACCCGATCCGGCCCATGTAGATGCAATGGCAAATACGTTCTTTAACAGTAATTACGAGATTAAACCGCTACTATTATTTTTGTTCAATGCCGATTGGTTTTATGCTGAAAAAAACATGGCCAATCTTATTAAATCTCCGGTAGACTTTATAGTTGGTTTAAACAGGCAGTTTTATATTACCTATCAAAACCCCGATGTAGTTCTTCAATTTGAGCGGGCACTCGGGCAGGTACTGTTCTACCCTCCTAATGTTGCTGGTTGGCCGGGTGGCAGGAACTGGATAGATAGTTCGTCGCTAATGTATCGTATTAAAATACCATCTACAGTACTTAATGGCGGCGTAATAGATTTTAGCGGCAAAGTTGACCCGGAAGATGAGGCTTTTATCGCCTCTTCACATAAGCAGCAACAAGCTGTAGTAACCAAAGTACAGGCAGGTGCCGACTGGGATAAAGTTTTAAGCAGTATAAAGCATCTTACAAAAAACGCCCTTGCCCAAACCTTACTTGCGCCAGCACTTAATAATAATCTTACAGCGATTGTAAATACAACAGCTGATACAAAAACTTTATTGGTAGAATTAGTATCCACCCCGGAATACCAGCTTTGTTAG
- a CDS encoding sensor histidine kinase produces the protein MKLRTKLTLFNAISKLVIVTLFVLLLPAIIENINKNYTDNRLVKQKEKLLQIVKEKGIKSYIENGESYGSYLPLKEEYISLDEVEPDYYADTIQNERRLVERDTIDYRILSHTFKAGNRNYLLEIGKSTETIGETTKPLQNIAFSVLVGLILLTILADQVYSTYILRPLSIIIKTKLVGARFPSFTSYKEVKTSTSDFQRLDISIHKMIETIEGAFQKEREFISNASHELMTPISILQSKIENMFGEENITDEVKVRMLEMQRILNRLKTITKTLLLISQIENEQFLKEDKVSLKELLQEIYDEISIRLQDKNLSFDIAAVQDVELSGVNKYLLFNLLFNLVNNAVKYNKVDGSISITGEELNSYYVLSISDTGIGIDAAEIPYIFDRFKKIKQSLLQDSFGLGLPIVKTIATFHNISVDVRSTKGEGSTFTLIIPGKLISK, from the coding sequence GTGAAGTTACGGACCAAACTCACCCTGTTTAATGCCATATCTAAACTGGTAATTGTAACACTGTTTGTTCTGTTACTGCCCGCCATTATAGAGAACATCAACAAAAACTACACGGACAATCGCCTGGTTAAGCAGAAAGAAAAGCTGCTGCAGATTGTTAAGGAAAAGGGTATTAAATCTTACATCGAGAATGGCGAAAGTTACGGCAGTTACCTTCCGCTTAAAGAGGAATACATCAGTCTGGACGAGGTAGAGCCTGATTATTATGCTGATACCATACAGAATGAGCGCCGCCTTGTTGAACGGGATACTATAGATTACCGCATACTGAGCCACACATTTAAAGCGGGTAATCGCAATTACCTGCTGGAAATAGGTAAGAGCACAGAAACTATTGGCGAGACCACTAAGCCGTTACAGAACATTGCCTTCTCTGTTTTGGTTGGATTGATCTTGCTCACTATTCTGGCTGATCAGGTTTATTCTACCTATATACTACGGCCACTAAGCATCATCATCAAAACTAAACTGGTTGGAGCAAGGTTCCCCAGCTTTACCTCTTACAAAGAAGTCAAAACAAGTACGTCTGATTTTCAGCGACTAGATATCAGCATACATAAGATGATAGAAACGATAGAGGGGGCGTTTCAAAAGGAACGTGAGTTTATCTCAAACGCATCGCACGAATTGATGACACCTATTTCCATCCTGCAATCGAAAATCGAGAATATGTTTGGAGAGGAGAACATTACCGACGAGGTGAAAGTGCGGATGTTGGAGATGCAGAGAATACTCAATCGCCTTAAAACTATTACTAAGACACTATTACTTATCTCACAAATTGAAAACGAGCAGTTTCTAAAAGAGGATAAAGTTTCACTTAAAGAATTGCTGCAGGAGATTTATGATGAGATATCCATACGGTTGCAGGATAAAAATCTGAGCTTTGATATTGCTGCGGTACAAGATGTCGAACTTTCTGGGGTGAACAAATACCTGCTCTTTAATTTATTGTTTAATCTGGTTAATAACGCTGTTAAGTACAACAAAGTCGACGGCTCTATCAGCATTACCGGAGAAGAGCTGAATAGTTATTATGTGTTGAGTATCAGCGATACCGGCATAGGTATAGATGCTGCAGAGATCCCGTATATATTTGACCGGTTTAAAAAAATAAAACAGTCGCTTTTACAGGATAGCTTCGGGCTGGGTTTGCCTATAGTAAAAACAATCGCTACATTTCACAACATATCAGTTGATGTGCGTTCCACAAAGGGTGAAGGCAGTACATTTACGTTAATAATACCGGGAAAGCTGATTAGTAAGTAA
- a CDS encoding response regulator transcription factor translates to MNVLIIEDEKALAYELELFLSKNNYICEVCFSGSTASEKIAVNLYDFILIDLGLPDYDGLDLLKEAKISRPEAACIILTARAEVNDRIKGLDLGADDYLPKPFSLLELQSRMQAITRRKFGLVNQVVDLDGFIVDLTARTISYLNNAVNSITKKEFDLIAYMILHKNRTLTRTQLSEHIWGSVVNDDYDSNFIDAHIKNIRKKLSAFAPIEWLETVRGLGYRIKS, encoded by the coding sequence ATGAATGTTCTAATTATTGAGGATGAAAAAGCACTCGCTTACGAACTGGAGTTGTTCCTGTCAAAGAACAACTATATCTGCGAAGTATGTTTTAGTGGAAGTACCGCGTCTGAAAAGATAGCCGTAAACCTGTACGATTTTATTTTGATAGATTTAGGGCTGCCTGACTACGATGGACTTGATTTACTTAAGGAAGCCAAGATAAGCAGGCCGGAAGCAGCCTGCATTATATTAACAGCCAGGGCAGAGGTAAATGATCGTATAAAAGGGCTCGACCTTGGTGCAGATGATTACCTGCCGAAGCCTTTCTCGTTACTCGAGCTGCAAAGCCGTATGCAGGCTATTACCCGCCGCAAATTTGGTTTAGTTAACCAGGTTGTTGATCTGGACGGATTTATTGTAGACCTTACTGCACGCACAATTTCCTATTTAAATAACGCTGTCAATTCTATCACAAAAAAGGAGTTTGACCTGATAGCGTATATGATTCTTCATAAAAATCGTACGCTTACCCGAACGCAGCTTAGTGAACACATATGGGGAAGCGTGGTTAATGATGACTACGACAGCAACTTTATAGACGCACATATTAAAAACATCAGGAAAAAGTTAAGCGCATTTGCACCAATTGAATGGTTGGAAACTGTACGGGGATTGGGTTATCGTATTAAAAGCTAA
- a CDS encoding OmpA family protein: MNTLRLKIATFSIAIATLGVLGSSCNSLTKTQKGAAIGAGAGGTIGAVIGKAAGNTALGAIIGGAVGGTAGAFIGRNMDRQAAEIKQTVPGATVIREGEGILVKFDSGILFDTDKSDLKAAARTNLQNLSESLVNNPQTNILIVGHTDNTGSDSHNMDLSVRRAEAVKAYIAAGNVANSRLTTSGKGESEPIADNSTVDGRAQNRRVEIVIVANEQMKNQARSAQ, translated from the coding sequence ATGAATACATTAAGATTAAAGATAGCTACTTTCAGTATTGCTATAGCTACGTTAGGCGTATTGGGCTCTAGCTGTAACTCGTTAACAAAAACACAAAAGGGCGCTGCAATTGGTGCAGGTGCCGGTGGTACAATTGGTGCCGTTATAGGTAAAGCAGCAGGTAACACTGCATTAGGTGCTATTATAGGTGGCGCAGTTGGTGGTACAGCCGGTGCATTTATTGGCCGTAATATGGACCGCCAAGCGGCAGAAATTAAACAAACCGTACCTGGTGCAACCGTTATCCGCGAAGGCGAAGGTATATTGGTTAAGTTTGATTCGGGTATCCTGTTTGATACAGACAAATCTGATCTGAAGGCAGCAGCACGCACCAACCTGCAAAATTTATCAGAATCACTTGTGAACAATCCACAGACTAACATCTTGATTGTAGGCCATACAGATAATACTGGTTCAGATTCTCATAACATGGATCTTTCTGTACGCCGTGCTGAGGCGGTTAAGGCTTACATTGCTGCGGGTAACGTAGCTAACTCCCGCCTTACCACTTCAGGTAAGGGCGAAAGTGAGCCAATTGCCGACAATAGTACAGTTGATGGCAGGGCTCAAAACCGCCGTGTAGAAATTGTAATTGTTGCTAACGAGCAAATGAAGAACCAGGCCCGTAGCGCACAGTAA